From a region of the Athene noctua chromosome 14, bAthNoc1.hap1.1, whole genome shotgun sequence genome:
- the PTH gene encoding parathyroid hormone codes for MTSVKNLARTAIILYAICFFTNSDGRPMMKRSVSEMQLMHNLGEHRHTVERQDWLQMKLQDVHTALEDARTQRPRNKDDIVLGEIRSQRLLPEHLRAAMQKKSIDLDKAYMDVLFKTKP; via the exons ATGACTTCTGTAAAAAATCTGGCCCGGACTGCAATCATTTTATATGCCATATGCTTTTTTACAAACTCTGATGGAAGACCAATGAT GAAAAGATCGGTGAGTGAGATGCAATTAATGCATAACCTTGGAGAGCATCGACACACCGTGGAGAGACAGGACTGGCTCCAGATGAAGCTGCAGGATGTGCACACTGCTCTCGAGGATGCTAGGACCCAGAGGCCTCGAAACAAGGATGATATTGTCCTGGGTGAGATCAGAAGTCAGAGGCTGCTCCCTGAGCATTTGCGGGCAGCAATGCAAAAGAAATCCATTGATCTGGACAAGGCTTACATGGATGTACTCTTTAAAACAAAGCCATAA